A genomic stretch from Halalkalibacillus sediminis includes:
- a CDS encoding UDP-N-acetylmuramoyl-L-alanyl-D-glutamate--2,6-diaminopimelate ligase, giving the protein MLLDQLIDQLKIYKTNSDLKGIEISSIEMDSREVSVGSLFVCLQGMTVDGHEFVDNAIEDGAAAILSEKPLDCSVPVIVVPSTIKSLAILADYFYGMPSQHMNVVGITGTNGKTTMTYLIDEIFRKYGHKTAIVGTIHMKIGDHQYPVRNTTPDSLFLHKHFHQMLEAGVHTVIMEVSSHALSMGRVYGIDFNSAIFTNLTQDHLDYHLNMNDYAYAKSLLFSQLGNEFQPKRKTAVINVDDPYADVMSRATSQEVVTYGLGKEAFIRADNIRLDSNQSKFDLILGEEIVPIEARLPGKFNVYNMLGAIALAYSYNIPVETVKKALEETNGVPGRFEAVNIGQPFTVIVDYAHTPDSLENVLQSIVELKKKRVYTVVGCGGDRDRTKRPKMADVAMKYSNFVYFTSDNPRNEDPKQILKDMTGHITGHDFHVIIERERAIQQAIQTASEGDIVLIAGKGHETYQEVKGERVHFDDREVAKEAIERFLKEQS; this is encoded by the coding sequence ATGTTATTAGATCAATTGATTGATCAACTTAAAATTTATAAAACCAATTCCGATCTGAAGGGGATTGAAATCAGTAGTATTGAAATGGATTCTAGAGAAGTTTCTGTGGGATCCCTTTTTGTGTGCTTACAAGGGATGACTGTAGATGGCCATGAGTTCGTAGACAATGCCATAGAAGATGGTGCCGCAGCAATTTTGTCTGAGAAGCCATTGGACTGTAGTGTGCCTGTAATAGTAGTGCCTAGTACTATTAAATCTCTTGCTATTCTTGCCGATTATTTTTATGGAATGCCAAGTCAACATATGAATGTGGTTGGAATAACTGGTACGAACGGTAAAACTACAATGACTTACTTAATCGATGAGATCTTTCGTAAGTATGGTCATAAAACAGCCATTGTCGGTACAATTCATATGAAAATTGGAGATCACCAATACCCAGTCAGAAATACTACTCCAGATTCATTGTTCTTGCATAAACATTTTCACCAAATGTTAGAAGCTGGAGTACATACAGTCATTATGGAAGTATCCTCTCATGCGTTGAGTATGGGACGCGTTTACGGGATTGACTTCAATTCAGCTATATTCACAAATTTAACTCAAGATCATTTGGATTATCACTTAAATATGAATGATTATGCGTATGCCAAGTCATTATTGTTCTCTCAATTAGGTAATGAGTTTCAACCTAAAAGAAAGACAGCGGTAATAAATGTTGACGATCCTTACGCGGATGTAATGTCAAGGGCTACATCTCAAGAAGTTGTTACCTATGGTTTAGGTAAAGAAGCATTTATTCGAGCAGATAATATTCGTCTGGATTCCAACCAATCAAAATTCGATTTAATATTAGGGGAAGAAATTGTCCCTATAGAGGCAAGGTTACCGGGTAAGTTCAATGTGTATAACATGTTGGGAGCAATAGCCCTAGCTTATTCATACAACATTCCGGTTGAAACGGTAAAAAAGGCTTTAGAAGAAACGAATGGTGTACCAGGAAGATTTGAAGCTGTGAATATTGGGCAACCTTTCACAGTTATTGTTGATTATGCTCACACTCCAGATTCATTGGAAAATGTTCTTCAATCGATTGTAGAGTTGAAAAAGAAAAGGGTATACACAGTGGTAGGTTGTGGTGGAGACCGCGATCGTACTAAGCGTCCGAAGATGGCTGATGTAGCAATGAAGTACAGTAATTTCGTTTATTTTACATCAGATAATCCTAGAAACGAAGACCCTAAGCAAATCCTGAAAGACATGACTGGCCATATTACAGGTCATGATTTTCACGTAATCATTGAACGAGAAAGAGCTATACAGCAAGCGATCCAAACAGCATCCGAAGGAGATATAGTCTTGATTGCAGGTAAGGGGCATGAGACTTATCAAGAGGTCAAGGGTGAACGAGTACATTTTGATGATCGAGAAGTTGCTAAAGAAGCGATTGAAAGATTTTTGAAGGAGCAGTCATAG
- a CDS encoding UDP-N-acetylmuramoyl-tripeptide--D-alanyl-D-alanine ligase, protein MKKLSTLDLLNLFPEHKGKAKDDISIYEVFTDSRHEASHGLFVPIIGENFDAHDYILEAIDNGAVAALWSKNELHRGIPTDFPIFFVEDTIEALQDVATYYREQKDPIVIGITGSNGKTTTKELVAACMSEKYKVTKTSGNLNNHIGLPRSILSMEPDTEVLVLEMGMSQFGEIETLSKISKPDVAIITNIGESHIEHLGSRAGIAKAKSEILAGLKDDGIFIIDGDESLLKNHPENVRTLTCGFDENNDFVISNFKQGVADTSFHLNDESFSIPLLGRHQAKNFAFAFATSKYLGISGPSVQSAMKQLNLPSMRFEKLETTSGATVINDAYNASATSMIASIDVVKEMPFKKKIIVLGDVLELGSFSQQEHEKVGAFIDNSVDILYTFGNESQHIQNALSENFIGLNEHFTSREELIGAIKENMTEDSIILFKASRGLRFEEIIEEILKT, encoded by the coding sequence ATGAAGAAATTATCGACTTTAGACTTACTAAATCTCTTTCCAGAACATAAAGGAAAAGCGAAGGATGACATTTCGATTTATGAAGTTTTCACCGATAGTAGGCATGAGGCTTCACACGGTTTATTTGTACCTATAATTGGTGAGAATTTTGATGCACATGATTATATTCTAGAGGCAATTGACAATGGAGCGGTAGCTGCTCTATGGAGTAAGAATGAACTTCACCGCGGAATTCCTACAGATTTTCCCATCTTTTTTGTTGAAGATACGATTGAAGCTCTTCAAGATGTTGCAACTTATTACCGCGAACAAAAGGATCCTATTGTCATTGGGATAACTGGATCTAACGGTAAAACAACGACCAAAGAGTTAGTAGCAGCGTGCATGAGTGAAAAATATAAGGTCACAAAAACAAGTGGAAATTTAAATAACCACATTGGTCTTCCGAGATCTATATTGAGTATGGAACCTGACACAGAAGTTTTAGTATTAGAAATGGGAATGAGCCAGTTCGGAGAGATAGAAACCTTATCAAAGATTTCAAAACCAGATGTAGCAATCATTACTAATATTGGTGAATCACATATTGAACACTTAGGAAGTCGCGCTGGAATCGCAAAAGCTAAATCTGAAATTCTTGCAGGATTGAAAGATGATGGTATTTTCATTATCGATGGTGATGAGAGTTTGTTAAAAAATCACCCTGAAAATGTCCGAACATTAACATGTGGTTTCGATGAAAATAATGATTTTGTTATCAGTAATTTCAAGCAAGGAGTGGCTGATACTTCCTTCCATTTAAACGATGAATCATTCAGTATCCCATTACTGGGAAGGCACCAAGCGAAAAACTTTGCCTTCGCTTTTGCTACAAGTAAGTATTTAGGAATCAGCGGACCTAGTGTTCAATCTGCAATGAAACAATTGAATTTACCTTCAATGAGGTTTGAAAAGCTTGAAACAACATCTGGAGCAACAGTCATTAATGACGCATATAACGCTTCAGCAACATCCATGATCGCTTCTATTGATGTAGTGAAAGAAATGCCATTCAAGAAAAAGATCATTGTTTTAGGGGATGTGCTTGAATTAGGTTCTTTTTCACAACAGGAACATGAAAAAGTCGGAGCATTCATAGATAATTCTGTAGACATATTGTATACATTTGGTAATGAAAGCCAGCATATCCAGAATGCTTTGTCAGAGAATTTCATAGGGTTAAATGAACATTTTACTTCAAGAGAAGAACTCATCGGTGCGATTAAAGAAAATATGACGGAAGATTCGATCATTCTTTTTAAGGCATCAAGAGGGTTACGTTTTGAAGAAATAATTGAGGAAATATTAAAAACGTAG
- the mraY gene encoding phospho-N-acetylmuramoyl-pentapeptide-transferase produces MSQITILLTIGISFLVTVLLAPVLIPFLKRLKFGQSIREEGPESHQAKSGTPTMGGVIIIFSIVIGTLIMLGKDGFANFTSETFILLFVLVGYGLIGFLDDFIKIYKKRNLGLTSKQKMLCQVFIAIVVSIILYNQGFDTAVDIPATDWSIEFGWFYSIFLLLMLVGASNAVNLTDGLDGLVAGTASIAFGAFAIIGISLSAPNNLTIFTLAVVGALLGFLVFNSHPAKVFMGDTGSLAIGASIAMVAILMKVEILLVIIGGVFVIETLSVIIQVISFKTRGKRIFKMSPLHHHYELVGWSEWRVVVTFWLVGILCAAFGIYLEVWM; encoded by the coding sequence TTGTCACAGATAACGATTTTACTCACTATAGGAATTTCTTTTTTAGTAACAGTTTTACTTGCTCCTGTTTTAATTCCTTTCCTGAAAAGATTGAAATTCGGACAGAGTATTAGGGAAGAAGGACCCGAGTCACACCAAGCGAAATCAGGAACCCCTACCATGGGAGGGGTGATTATTATTTTCTCCATCGTGATTGGAACACTGATCATGCTTGGAAAAGATGGTTTCGCAAACTTCACAAGTGAAACTTTCATCCTGTTATTCGTGTTAGTTGGTTATGGTCTTATTGGATTTTTAGATGATTTTATTAAAATTTATAAGAAACGAAATCTTGGTTTAACTTCAAAGCAAAAAATGTTATGTCAAGTGTTCATTGCAATTGTAGTATCAATCATTTTATATAATCAGGGCTTTGATACAGCTGTAGACATTCCTGCTACTGACTGGTCTATTGAGTTCGGTTGGTTCTACAGTATCTTTTTATTATTGATGCTTGTCGGAGCCTCTAACGCGGTAAACTTAACGGACGGTCTCGATGGATTAGTTGCAGGTACAGCCTCCATCGCGTTCGGAGCCTTTGCAATTATCGGAATTTCATTGTCAGCACCAAACAATCTGACCATATTTACATTAGCAGTAGTGGGTGCATTGTTAGGGTTCTTAGTCTTCAACAGTCATCCTGCAAAAGTATTTATGGGCGATACCGGTTCGTTAGCCATTGGTGCTTCGATTGCCATGGTTGCCATTCTGATGAAAGTTGAAATTTTATTAGTAATTATTGGAGGGGTTTTCGTAATTGAAACTCTCTCTGTCATTATTCAAGTAATATCCTTTAAAACACGCGGAAAACGTATTTTCAAGATGAGTCCTTTACATCACCATTATGAATTGGTCGGTTGGTCAGAATGGAGAGTCGTAGTCACTTTCTGGTTAGTCGGGATTTTATGTGCAGCATTCGGTATTTATTTAGAGGTGTGGATGTAG
- the murD gene encoding UDP-N-acetylmuramoyl-L-alanine--D-glutamate ligase has product MKNLKNFPYKRVLVLGLAKSGQAAAELLYDSGVDLVVNDRLPLKENAVAQQLSAKGINVVTGEHPLSILDEIDLVVKNPGIPYDNVIIEEATKRDLPIITEVELSFYLIDGPIIGITGSNGKTTTTTLIYELLEAGGLNPLIAGNIGEVASQVARHQEENQPVVMELSSFQLKASENFRPSIAVLLNITEAHLDYHRTMEDYVSSKLKLVKNMQSDDLIIFNQEEPLFTDHLKNQDSRKLPFSVNHFLDVGVSVQGEDIYFNEEKIATRSEITLPGKHNLENILAAVAVAKQFNIPAEIIREVLKKFAGVKHRLQFVTTKNGRLFYNDSKATNVLASMNAINSFNNPLVVIAGGLDRGTNFKEWFTSFGNVKHCIVYGESAPRMLEAAQQSNFNSITKVNDLEQATIEAYKRSEEGDVILLSPACASWDQFSSFEERGDMFIDAVHKL; this is encoded by the coding sequence GTGAAGAATTTAAAGAATTTTCCATATAAACGTGTCTTAGTGTTGGGTCTTGCAAAAAGTGGACAAGCTGCTGCTGAATTATTATATGATAGCGGAGTCGACTTGGTTGTAAATGATAGACTACCATTGAAAGAAAATGCGGTAGCTCAACAATTAAGTGCTAAGGGCATCAATGTAGTGACAGGTGAACATCCCTTATCCATTTTGGATGAAATAGATTTGGTAGTGAAAAATCCAGGTATTCCTTACGACAACGTGATTATTGAAGAAGCTACTAAAAGAGATCTTCCTATAATTACCGAGGTGGAACTGTCATTTTACTTGATTGATGGGCCGATTATTGGCATAACCGGATCTAACGGTAAAACAACTACAACTACTTTAATTTATGAGCTTTTGGAGGCTGGTGGTTTAAATCCGTTAATTGCAGGAAACATTGGTGAAGTTGCATCCCAGGTGGCTCGTCATCAGGAAGAGAATCAGCCAGTCGTTATGGAGTTGTCTTCATTTCAATTAAAAGCCAGTGAGAATTTCAGACCTTCGATTGCTGTATTGTTAAATATTACTGAGGCTCACTTGGACTATCATCGCACGATGGAAGATTACGTGAGTTCAAAGTTGAAGCTGGTTAAGAACATGCAGTCAGATGATTTGATTATATTTAACCAGGAAGAACCTTTATTCACTGACCACTTGAAAAATCAAGATTCGAGAAAACTACCATTTAGTGTAAATCACTTTCTTGATGTAGGGGTATCTGTCCAAGGTGAAGATATTTACTTCAACGAAGAGAAAATTGCTACAAGATCTGAGATTACATTGCCAGGAAAACACAATCTAGAAAATATTTTGGCAGCAGTTGCTGTGGCTAAGCAGTTCAATATTCCAGCTGAAATCATCCGTGAAGTATTAAAAAAATTTGCTGGAGTGAAACATCGCCTGCAGTTCGTTACTACTAAAAATGGAAGATTGTTTTATAATGATTCAAAAGCGACGAATGTGTTAGCCTCGATGAATGCTATCAATTCATTTAATAATCCTCTGGTTGTGATAGCGGGAGGTTTGGACCGCGGAACAAACTTCAAAGAGTGGTTCACTTCATTCGGGAATGTGAAACACTGTATCGTTTATGGAGAGTCTGCTCCAAGAATGTTAGAGGCAGCACAACAAAGTAATTTTAATTCAATTACAAAAGTGAATGACCTAGAACAAGCAACTATTGAAGCTTATAAGCGAAGCGAAGAGGGAGATGTAATTTTACTCTCACCAGCTTGCGCTAGTTGGGATCAATTTTCTTCATTCGAAGAACGTGGAGACATGTTTATTGATGCTGTGCATAAGCTTTAA
- the spoVE gene encoding stage V sporulation protein E: MSIDVILLTAILILLVIGVVMVYSASSIWADYKLGDSFFYLKRQALFAIVGLVLIWGVLKVPYYRMIERSWWIYILCVVLLIALFIPGIGMVRGGAKSWIGVGAFSIQPSEFMKLGMILLLAYLLPKNQKTLGSFLTGFLPFLLLILFPFGLMMLQPDLGTGVVFVLTGLIMLFVAGGKVNHFLGLGILGLAGFAGLIISAPYRINRITAFLNPWEDPLGDGFQIIQSLYAIGPGGLMGLGFGNSMQKYFYLPEPQTDFIYAIIAEELGLIGGTFILSLFLIIIWRGFIIAIHAQELPATLLATGITSVFMIQVMINISVVIGLIPVTGITLPLLSYGGSSLTLTLFSLGILLNISRYAHLR, from the coding sequence ATGTCAATAGATGTAATTTTGCTGACGGCTATTTTAATTTTATTGGTAATTGGAGTTGTGATGGTTTATAGTGCTTCTTCGATTTGGGCTGATTACAAACTCGGTGATTCTTTTTTTTATTTAAAAAGACAAGCTTTGTTCGCGATTGTAGGCCTTGTTTTGATCTGGGGAGTTCTTAAGGTACCTTATTATCGAATGATCGAGCGTTCATGGTGGATTTACATCCTTTGTGTGGTCCTTCTTATAGCATTGTTTATCCCGGGAATAGGGATGGTGCGTGGAGGAGCTAAAAGTTGGATTGGAGTTGGAGCGTTCAGCATACAACCTAGTGAGTTTATGAAACTAGGAATGATTCTTTTATTAGCTTACTTGTTGCCGAAGAATCAAAAGACTTTGGGTAGTTTCTTAACCGGTTTCTTGCCATTCTTACTTTTAATCCTTTTCCCTTTCGGCCTTATGATGCTGCAGCCAGACTTAGGCACAGGAGTAGTCTTTGTCTTAACAGGGTTAATCATGCTATTTGTTGCAGGAGGTAAGGTTAACCACTTTTTAGGATTGGGTATATTAGGGCTAGCAGGTTTTGCTGGGTTGATTATCTCAGCCCCATACAGGATCAATAGAATCACAGCCTTTTTAAATCCATGGGAAGATCCACTTGGAGATGGGTTTCAGATTATCCAATCTTTATATGCGATTGGCCCAGGAGGTTTAATGGGTCTTGGTTTCGGTAATAGTATGCAGAAGTATTTTTATTTACCTGAGCCCCAAACAGATTTCATTTATGCAATTATTGCCGAGGAGTTAGGGTTAATTGGTGGAACCTTTATACTGTCCCTATTTCTAATCATTATTTGGAGGGGATTTATTATAGCCATACATGCACAAGAATTACCTGCAACTTTATTGGCTACTGGAATAACATCTGTATTTATGATCCAGGTCATGATCAACATTAGTGTGGTCATTGGTTTGATTCCAGTTACTGGTATAACATTACCTCTATTAAGTTATGGTGGTTCTTCACTTACCTTGACATTATTTTCATTAGGCATTTTATTGAACATAAGTAGGTATGCTCACCTAAGATAA